The Cyclopterus lumpus isolate fCycLum1 chromosome 18, fCycLum1.pri, whole genome shotgun sequence nucleotide sequence TGTGTCCGTTTTGATTGCATGTCTGTCTTGTTCCATAACTCATCAAATACAAGGCTAACCCACAGACAAAAAGTGCAGTACAGCTGAAATAATCACATACACTGCAACTTCCGTAAGCCTCAAAGTAACCATGATaacatgtatttcttttttatgagtCACAACTTGGCTATCAAAGAGCAAAGCAAAAGTTCAAAAGCTGTGGCCGGGTCAGTGGCTTCTGTAGAAGTCCCTTTGATTCCTAATATAGTCATGGAAAGGCTTCCTGGCCCGGATAGAAAGAGAAGGGAGTGAAAAACAGGGGGATCAAATGGGATAgaggtttgttttgttctctcctctctatcCGTTGAAGGTTCCTGGCTGATGTAGCCTGCTGTTTAATCTCACCCGGCTCAGCAGGCTCGGCCCGCGGTAGTGTGGTCGGGGAAAAGGCACCCAATGCAGAgagccatcacacacacagacggggaGTGAGAGGGTGACTCAAAAGATAGGCTACAAGGGGTAAAAGAGAGACAAATGGAAAATAGGTTGCGAATACTGGAGGCACTGAACTGAGTCTGAACTAGTGCATCAGGGTGGCTTATACGTGTTCTACTGTGGTGCCCTTTACCTGCACTGCAATATGTGATATCTTAAACTCTGCTGGCTCTAAGTAGAGCAAAGATAAAGGTTACACTCGTTGTGACTAATGATGACTAATTGGCCAATCCTTAGTTCATAGCATGAATGGGAACACATCATAATAGGTGATGAGTATGTGGACATTAGTGGTGGGCACATTGCATAACTGGTTCCACCAGTTTGTGCTCTCAATAGAAAATAAGTTCACAACCAGCCCCTGATTGCGTCTCCATCACAgcataattaaatgtataatgaATAATTAAGTTAATTGATAGTTTTTCATTCTTCAAGGGGACAAAGAGTTTCTTGTTTTGTCCTTCTTTCTTATATGAGCATTGGGTTGTTTGAGATAATTGTAAATCAGTTACTTTTTGTGTGTCCTAAGTTCTTAGGATTGGCTGCTTTCAAACTTTTGATTCACGAAGCAGAGCAGATTcaaaagcaataataataataactttatttatagagcacctttaaaaacagggtttacaaagtgctctacatagaagcaaggtaaaaacataacatcaatacaagtaaacatttcagaaaatacacgaggcaaaggagacaatgccatataggcaatgaacacaatagaggaatagaaaaatacaaatacaaaataaagcagaacagacaaactaaaatagggaaaagcagttctatacaaatgggttttaagacgtgatttaaaagaagttactgattctgcgagccttatcccctcaggtaggtcgttccaaagtcgaggggctctgatgacaaaagcacggtcaccctttgatttaagccttgactttggaacggccagaagggccatCAACTACAGCATATGAACAGGAAGTCATAACTGCTCAGAAGAACAGGGAAAAACTATATAGTATTGGTAAATGTAGGTATGACTTTAATTTTAAATACATCTATTTGTTTCAGAGTTAATTAGTTAGTTAGGTAGTGTTCATTCAGTTTAGGACAAGGACATATCAAACTATGCTAACCTAACCAACTGTATTTGATCATTTAGGCTAATGTCATTGTCATGTTGTTTTGTAATTTGAGCTATATTGTGCTATTGTAAAATCTTCATAACTCACATTTATCAATAGTGCTCAATAAGAAATGTAGAGTGCATCATTAATGCATTATTAGAGTATAGAAACGTATATATTGCCTCCGCATGGCTATCGAGACGACGACAGCTAAACCCGCGCAGCTATCGGTGATAACAGCGCAAACAATGATGAAGAGTGTTGCCAGAGCTAACACCGGAGAGTGTGTGCTATGCATCCAAGACGACGCTGCTGGCTGGGCCGGCGTTCTCAGGTTTAACCCCCGTATGAGTGTCGGGCAGAGCAGCAGCCGTGAGCTAGCCCGTGGGGCACAATCTCCCCGCGCTAAAtgcaagggcgtaggtttgttctcagcattggtagggacactgccagcttcccccccccccatatataaaaaaaaaaaacgtatttgatattatgttgaacaggcaaactttattaaaatatattaacatttgtgtaacttggaactgatttaaaacataattacagtaatacaaccttagtttaaatacaaaacagtattatgcaccaaataaataataataataaataaatgagtacgaaaagttctgctaaaatTCCAATATAgagtaacagtatattctatatccaaaacatatacataaaacagcttttaccagttgtgtagtgaaaataaatctatcatactttttattcgacagtgccttgcctcctgctgtgttttagccattgcgCGTCGTAGTTGTGTGTGAACTGAcattttctccaatgcatttgatgttacagcatgatggttTGCTTTACTCGCTTGATGGAGATTAAATCTTTCAATGGCATTTTTTCAATGACTAAAACCCtttaagcagaaggctgggtcattcttttttccagtgtggtctttttgatggtgtatgctttgacacactcaaaaaacaatgtacctttttcaatgtaggactataatgcagccacagatactaCTGAAACCGGAACTCCTTGTACTGAAGTTGCTGGACTCTGATGAGTTAAAGGTCAGGATAATATGTTCATTCCTCATGTCCAGgacactgctacactcactCCATGACGatcactgtcactcaaactgactgttccctaaagagcaaagaaaacttagcctagtctgcacatgcatgttttaacataataataattcacttaaaaacaGGTAGACAAAGTTTACcctgtcagccatgataatacacctcaacacagaatcaatgtaagacctcacctggagccctgatggtccagctgctgcttcctcaacctgatttctgagtttcctgaatgcatctcaacaGGATGCAGGTTAGCACTgtgttagcctgctactagctagctaacaacgaccctctgggtggggaacaaacttcggatatctctttttttttttagtgtcaTTTTTctaactacaaagcacaacagggtcaacatatcaatgctgagaccaaacgaaatactcatatgaggctttattaactGTCGTATTTAGTAGCTTACCGTGACAACTgccagctctctttctgcaagttcacggagtgtttctgactcttcagccaaTTACATGACAGCATATGTTTTCACATAGCGTCGCAAACAATATAAGGTCTCCCAATAATGTCTGGTGAATCCTCAGGGGTTAGGCCTATAGGTTAAAGTGTGGCGCTGGAATGTGAACAAACCAAAGGCCCACTGAGGCACAACAATTAAGACTGTAGCGATTCATTTCCAAATACCAGAAGAAAAATGTCCCAGAAGAGAAGTCTCATGGGGCGATTTGTAATCTTTTTAGCTGTAACTACATCTGATAAATAATCAAGAACTCGTTGTGTATATGCTGATTAAAAATAACCCCATGAGTTATGAACATAATGCAGCCTGACCAGCCTGCAGGAGTGCTCCGTTCTCAGGCTGGCCactttctgtatttgtgtttctcaGATGTTTTCTGTGTCATGTTTACAGAAGCTTAAAAGGGTCCTCTTTCTAAATCTCAGCTGAGCTAATTTATGAGAGCAGTGGCGGCCATcgttaatgtttaatgtttgcTCTGACGTTAACAGTGGTGCGTCTCTTCGGCTCCGTTTGGTTAACGGTGGCTCCCAGGAGCACTGGAGTTTAACAAGGCTCCCAAGAAGTGACTCACAGATCCACAGCTTGGCAGAAGGCCAGCTGGGAGTTCCGTCAAGAACTTCCTATAAAACAGATGTTTCCCTAACGCATACGGTAGACATATATGACTTCCCCTTATGTAATAATCTTCTCCGAATGAGGTACATGCTTGGTCTGAAGTTGCCGCTATCATCGCGTCGGCAGTGCGGAAAATCTCATGTCAAGCACAACATTGGGCTTGTGGCTAACCTTGACATTCATTAAGTATTTTTCCTAGACGAAACAAGATATTCATGCTATGGGACAGGCCTTATTAAGTTTTCCACGGCTTCATAAATCTCCCGACATGGAGCTCCTCGTGTCTGGGAATGTAATAAGGTCGACATAGTGGATGTAATGTGCTCCATCCATCACAAGCATTAGCGTTTCTGCATGGCATGCAGGGCCCTCACAAACATTTGTTCTGAAGTCAACCTTGTTATGCACAAGACGTGCACTCTCTTTAATACAACTGTGATGTTTATAGAGCAGTGGGAACACCAACAGCACTGGGAACCAAACCAGAGGCCCAAAGATGGAAAAGCTAATGAAGCCAGAATAAAGTAACTTGACAATTGTGTATATTTACCAGCTATCTGCGGCTTACTGTGTCTTTGGCTCTTTTcacccccaccccgccccgCCACCCAAAACCAACTCCAGTAACCCATATCCTGTATCAGTCTCCCAGATACCAGAGGTATTGGTTTCCCTTCATCTTGTGGCACAGGCCCAACCCCAGTGTCTAATTAGTTAATGGATCCCTGCTGTCTCGAATGTACGCAAGTGTAATTATTTGTCCTCAAGCAAAGTAACGGAGGACTAACTaagagaatgaaaaaaagaaaaaactctttTTGACCTCTGTTTGCTATCCACACAGCCTGGGTGTCATTCACCCACAGAATAGGGGGACTACAATTGTTGAATAATAGATAACTCCCTGGACTATAATGTACAAATATCatgatctctctctcacattttCTAAACGGGACAGTTATATAGTAACAGGTAATATAATAGTTTTATCTTGGAATGagcaacaaaatatattttctaaaatGCAATTGGATGATTTAATGAAAGACAACCCTCATCTTCACTACAAAGCCAGTGTCAAATGGTCCTCCCTTTTATGTAGGAAATGCACACTTATATGGACAGAGAAAGGCCCAAAAGGCCACTTCTGTTCAAGTGTAGTCTACCATGTAGCTCTGAGGAATTTTGACTCTGAGCTATTACACCATAAACCTGCAGAACCTGTTTCGTGTGTCCAATTATTTCCATGCCACAAGTTCAACTCTCAACATTTTCCCCCTGAGGGATATTAACTTAAGTTAACTGTCATGAAACGGTTACATTTGTTGAGACATGAAATGTGGTGGAGTAGAGGGAACTCCTTGGTTTAGTGTGGTTCAGCTAGACAGGGAACTTAAGCTTGCCAAAGCCTCTGGGAGGTAGAGATAAGGAAAGGCAGCATAAAACCAAATAAAGCTGCTTTGCACTTGGTGCGAGACAAAGTTACAAGTGCGCTTAGATAAAGTGATTATATCTGTCTGGAACTGACCAACACTAAAAGTGTCCTTTGTGTAATTGGGGGCATTTCCTGTTACACAAAACGGCTGCAACGCGTTCAGAAAACAGCCACACGACCCTTCGGCGGTGGTTTCATGAACGCCAGTTTCAAACGAGACGAGATCCTCACACGAGACAGCTCTTCGGACAAAGTAAGTCAATGACGACTAATCCATCGCGGCAGCATTTCAAAAGCAGCGTCCTGCTGTCAGATCACAGTAATGAGAACCAGTGGAGCGCTGTGCCCCGTGGCCACTCATTCACATGCAAGCCAAAGAGTCCACGCGGCTCATCTTTCCTATAATGACTTTCCCTGTATGGTCTGTCTGGAACTTCAATTATCTCATGAAAGATGATGGTgagatgcattaaaaaaaagattcaattCTGTCTCCCTTTTGATTAGTTATTTTCATATTAAGTTCAGCCAAAGCATGGCACACATCAGAGTTTTGGTCATATAATTCGTCATCTATTATAGTACTCGGTATGCCATCCTGAATATTATCCTAAGTGGCATTCCTCTGCGATTAGCTTGGGAAGTTTAAAGGGCACAAGACGCAATCATTTGCCAAATTTAGAATCGAAAATCGGACATGGAGTGACAAAGTGAATTAATAAGGGTAATGTTCCATGCCATATTACACAGGGCAAGAGATTATTCTTAACTTAattatacccccccccctcaaacaGAAAGCACCACAATGTTCACTTACCATCTCATTATGGTTCCATAACGAGGTCTGTGaacggtttttttttttaggatttttttaGGATTAGGTTTGGAAAAAAACTCATGCATAAAAGACTTACACAATGTGAGCAGGAGAAAAATCACaatatattatttcattttcacaacaaaatgaacagcaaccaatacaaaaaaaaacaaatgcagacaGTGTAAAATACAAATGACAGATCAACACAATAAAGCTAAAACAACAAACCTGTTTTTGACAACAGagaattaaaatgtacacacacgtgTCCACTGTCATCAACATCTCCCATCAGGCATTAGCAGGGTTTTGCTTCAGGCCTAAGTTATCTATAAGACAATCAAATTGCTTTGGTTTTCAGTCAAGCATCTGTGCTCTGCATGTGCTACTAATCTCTTGAATGTTTAACTATTGCAGACTCATTTAGCTTCGGAACTTCCATCAGTCTAAACATTTAAGTACAAATAATTACAAGCTTAACATGTGTAGCGGGTGGAGCTCAGAATTTGGCATGGAAGCAAATTGCACTTGCTTTAACACTTAAACGTACCACTTTTCCACCTTAAATAGTTTACTCCACTTGAATCGCTCAGCAGGAAACGTCCAATTTTCCAAGTGGCTGCTAAATCTTAATCTACTCCTTTGCTAAAATCAGGTGATTGGGGTTGACCCGACACAAAGCTGATAAAGAACATTTGTTGTGTCAGCTTATGTTGCTACTCTCATTCACCAATTTTAGTTTGAGAGGTACTCCGTCTGTGAAAATAAACTGCCGAGGGATTGGATAACTctcacaataaatacaatctttAAATCAGAACCGAGCACCTTTTGTATTCAATGGACCTGCATGATAAAAATATTAAGACTCAAAGAACTGTGAAGATGTTTTCACTTGTGGTGTGACAGTAAGTTGCAATGATTTGATGAGGTGTGATCAAACCACAACATAAGGACGCTGGTTTTAGCTCATTTTTGGAAAGTCCTTGCAAACACATCGGCTGTCGCTTTTGCCGTGTTAATTTGTGaagaacacatttttaaaatctttCTTCACATAACATCTCAGTAGTCTCTGTCACCACTGTGCTTAGCTCGTCGTTATCCAAAGCAGTAGTATTCATCCGATTCCACCCTGACTTTCAGTGGTGATTTGCTGAAAGTATCCCCATCAATAACAGTTTTATCAACAAAACAGTCAAGATCGGTCGGTGAGGGGTCCTCCGGGAGGTCCTCTGCGAGAGTGTCCAAGTAGCTACCCACAGACAGACTATCTAGCCCGTCGCTGTTGCCGTCGTTCAAGCTGTTGAAGCTGCCTCGCAGCGAGGTACCGTCCAGGCTGTCCGACAGGCTGTACAAGCTGCCCGTCAGGCTGCCCTCTTGGCTGGCCACGCCTCCCTTGTCTTCGATCATCCAACGGATGGACTCGATGCCCTCGTTGATTGACATAAGTTGCTGCATCAGCTTCACGTCGATGGCTCGTAGATGTGCCTATGAGTTGGAGAAAAGCATCCCGGTCAATGTCATGTTACTTATGGGATGATCCAGCATCAGAAAGTAGAGGTTCAACATTTCATATGGGATGGGTTTCATTAGCAGACTGAACCTCTGCTTTTAAACCAACATGGATGCGAGAGATGAAAGTACTCCAAAAAATTCTATATTAACTGGGCAATATCCAACTGCGGTTGAGGATCATGTGGTATGAAGAAAAGCTCCGGATCAGCTGCTTAATGAACCTTGTGGTGAGATTTCATTTCTCAACCACTGTTAGCATTCATATATCCTCATATGGGCAGAACACTATGTGCCATTATGTTTAGACTATCAATCTTTGAGACTTAACTATGTGGCACCGGAAAAAAGGACAAACTACTACATATAACAGAACATCCAGGAAATTGTTTGCCTCCAGGATTCTGAACGACATGCCTATTTTAAACAGTATGGCCATTGATTTAACTCCCTGCCATGACAAACCGTGCCATTGACTGGGGATGGAAGTGGACAGCATATGGGGGTCGATCAAAGGGATTCCTGTGTCACTGGGTGACTAACACTCAGACACTGTCAGAAGGAAAAGTGGTGAAGGAACAGCTGTAACAACCTGCGACATTCAAAACGCACCGAGGCAAATGAAGGTAAACAAGGCTGGTACAGTGCTCCAGGCAGCTGTCTTGATACAACAGACCTTCTTTGGAGTGGATTTACAACCCGGCTTCATTTGACTCACATTGCTCccggtgtgtttgttttgtcagaaTAACCAcccgctacacacacacacacacacacacacacagacacactcacacacacacacacacacacacaagcaggtgGAGTTGTATTGCTGTTTGAGTCCAAGCGGCGATCTTGTGTTAATAAGGTGGCACCAGAGGGTCGGTAGCACGAGATGAGTTTGGGCAACACAATCAGCGCTGCATGATTTGGTCTCCGCTGGATAGAAACACAAGTATAATTTGTCATATGAAACTAATAAGGGCTGATCCATAACCTTTTTCAGTTCATTTGCTCCTTTGATAGGCCCCTCAAGTATTGTAAAATGTAGCTTAACACAATGATGTTgcgaaaagtgtgtgtgtcggagCAGGCTGATTGGATTAGAGATTAAATTGTGATGGGAGCCGCACCAACAGAGAAGCCCAAAATGgctcacattttaaattagctGTCCGGCAATAAGAGACCACTAATGGCGTTAGAcggaattaatttttttttcttttttcttatacCAACACAATTACAAGACAGCATGGACTGTCAGGTTGAAACACAAGCGAGTCAAACCAAGGGCtgttccattttttaaaatactgttaTCGGCCTGTTATGGATCTCCATGGCTCTGTGACGTAAATGTCAGCCCATCAAAACAAACTCTCCGGGTCGATTGGTCCGTCTGCTGGCCGTGATGAAGCTCCACTGCAGTCAACCGAACTCGGTCAACTTGGCCATCTGCTCAGGAATCCTAATACCTTTCATGAccttccttaaaaaaaaggagggagggtcCCTGGAACTTCAAAGCTTCAGTCTAACAAGtataactttataataaatatgtattattatattattattttaaaaaaggtcattaCACAGGCACTATGTCTATTTACCTACAGAGTAGTTTGAATAATCAAGGTGTGGATGGGCTCTCGCGCATTGCTTTCAGGTGCTTTATGATACAATGAGGCCCAGAACAACCATCAGTGGAACTGTGCATCCAACAACCACATGTTGATATGTGGACGTGTTATGCATCGAGCACCAGGCATTTCCTGTGAGCCCCTTTCTGCCAACAAATGTGATGCATTAGACAGAGAGAAATGCGTTTTACTCACCTGACATTAAGCCCTGCTCAAATAGCCGGTTTAATAATGCAGCCAATTGTACTTCCGGTTTCCTTTAGCCTAATTAGAACGGTAACTAACGTTCAGCATTAGTGACCTAGCTTGTAATTACAAGTCGGTAACCTTTCAACACACTCTACACGGGAGCCATATGGTTTGTAGCACATTAGttatatttaacaatatttaagcGTACCTTAAAAGTTACTTGAGCCAATTCCCTGACGTTTTAAACagacaaatagaaaataaaaaaagacgcTTACCATTTCTTGTTTTAGGAACAGCATTTTGCTCTCCAGCCTCTTAAAGTTCGCATTGCCGGCGCACAGTTTGCGGTTCACTCCAAGCGGCGCCGCAGACTTCTCGTGCTTGTCGGGACGCGTTCCTTCGGCGAGAGAACGAACCAGGCTGTCCGGGACCTTGAGACCCAGTTTCGTCTCTATATCCTTCAAACCGGGCAGGACGGTGTTGTCCTCGTCCATCGTGGACCCGTCAAAAGTAGAAGAAGCACACGTTTACACTTCGGAAGCGCAGCTCGTTGTGAGTTGGccgtggagggggtggggggggggggagtggggagagagACGCGCGCGAGCCACATCCAGGGTGAGAGTCGGCTCGGGAGTCGCAACAGGCGCTTAACTCCCCACGGGACTGTGCTCTGCCGGCTGACAGGGCGAAGTGTCGAAGGACCAATAACACCGACAGACCTCCCAATCACCCGGCTGACCAGTAGGGACACAGTGTGACGACAACGTGCTCCTGGTAGCCCCGCCCACGAGGGAGCTTCCtctgaaacctgacacctgacaggTGAAGCGACACTTCGGTGTTATgaaaaactttcttttttgtgtgttttttttcttctttaggTGTTGCTTTACAAATTAGGAGTTGGGCAAATGGCGGGACTAACACAtaaacagtgtttgtgtgtttctgcagagGCTTTCGAATGCATGAGGAACGCATGGTAAACATAGTGGAGCGAAATCGTGAAAGAAAAGCAACTTGAATACCCTCTAAACATGTGCTCCGAAAATGGCAACAAGATTACATAGAATAAGTTGTGATTCGTTGTGTACATTCATATATTTCTGATGAGTTTATCAATGTTTTTTAATCACCCAgtcgaaaaaaaacacagtgtgAACATAGAAGTAAATCCTTTAACAACATTCCGGCAAAAAGTATACAAAACAGCCTTAATAACCATTTCGCATAGacgttttgtaaaaaaaaaaaaaaaaagacaaaaagagatgcATATGGTGTGAGAACTCCGGATTATAACCACTTTTCTTTCAACTCTTCTTTCGTGAATTACATTTCAGCTGGCCATTTGGATCAATTTATCTTAATCCATCATTTAAGTACAAACCCCCCTCACCTTAAAGCATATCTCTCTTCCCAACAACATGGCGTTTTAGAAATTGAACTTTTGCACCCCCTAGTGGTCGTTGTCGCTCCATTACACGGGCAGTGTATTTCAAACCATCACTTTGCTTCGATAATGATCTACGGACTACAAACATGGTGGGACTTGTGGTTGtgtatgttttaattaattagttttacGCCAGTCCTGTGTTCAAAAGctaaatatattaaaagctAAATCGACATCCTTTACAGCTGATCTCCTTACTCATTACTTTGTGCATTATCAAAATCTAAACTACAGGAGGCGGCATTGCAGATCCTGAAAAGTAATTTACAGTAAAAGCTCTGATAGCACCAGTTTAGCACCATCTGCTGGCACCACTATCACACCAACACTTCAGTTGGCCATGTTCtctttatttaaacacattttcaaatttTCCCGAAACTGAAAATGTCAAAGATCGAACGATTGAAATCATTGCAAAACAATTATCGTAGAAAGTACTGCATACATCTAAGCCTTTTCAATTCCAAAAATGCATCTTCAATGAGTGCTTCACATCTGTACTacttgtaaaacaaaacagaccCATGCGTCAACAACCTGCACTGCTGTGTCACGTCAAaagtagaaagagagaggctcATGTTCAAACAACGATCTTAGACCACGGATTGGCTTTTGTCATCGTCGTAGCGCTGGTAGTGGTCTCCGAGCAGAGGCTGGTGGCCCTCCATCTTGTGAGACTTGGCACGCACGGCGCACGTGGTGGCGGCGAAAGCGACCGCGACGAGCACGAGGGCTGCGACTATCGCCATGGTGATGATTTCAGTCATAGTGAAAGCTTGAGCTGGAGGGATAGAGGGGGAGGATTATTGCCTTTCGTCGTCTGGATTTATTCAAAGGCACGATTGAAAGCAGACCCCATCCAAAAGAAATACCTGGCCATTCAGCTTCGTAAGTGTAACCAAGATTTTCAGGGGCAGTCACAAACATCTCAGCGTTAGTCACTGGAGGCCAGAAAGGCACCATGTTGTAGCCTCTGTTGTGACCGATGGGGGCATTTTCTTCGGGATACAGAGATGAATCTGTCAAGAAATACTTAAAGTTAGCCTATATGATCGACCATGCTACATATTAAGTAGTACAAAACAAGCATGtttcataaagtaaacaactaGAACAAGTGTTTTGAAAAACCTGGACTGTGTCTTCTCAACCATTCATCAAATATAGCGTCGGTGTAGGTGTGCAACAGGACGAAGATGGGGTCATTGGGGGAGAGGTGAGTCTGTCCTCCCGTCCCATTCAGGAACAGATGAGCCAGGTTGTGGAGGCTCCTCACCGCGGGGTCATAGTTCCCCTGGGGGGCGCTGTAGCCTGCCGACAAAACAAAACGACACGAAAACGTAGAAACATTGTATGTCAGTGTGAAAAAACACGGTTTTGACAGAAATGTCTTCAACGTGGCTCACCTTCAATCGTGTTTCGGAAGCTttcggaggaggtggagtagtAGGGCGGCGTGTCAAAAGCGTTGACCTGCAGACAGTCGGACACATCCTTGGGCTCCGGGAGACGCTGGACCATCGGCCTGTTGACGTTCCCTGCGGGGTTCCTTCTGATGGGAGACGTCTCGGTGTCTGGGAGGAGACGGGAACCAAATTGAATACACATTTCTCTGCACTAACAGCTTGAAGGGGGATCGCTGTGGCATGGTGAATTAACAACCGCCTCACTGTTGCAGATGGTTCCCAGTGTGTCGTAGTCTTCCACACTCTCACATATGACTCTCCACTGGGAGAAGAGGGAGTTGGTGCTGAGGGAATTCATGTCAAAGGTGCTCCTGGCTCCCATCAGGTCATCCGTGCAGATGTCGCATGTGCTCCCACCAATGGCAAAGTTCCAGTAGGGCAGAGCGAAGGAGGGGTCTTGCAACATGTCCTGGTTGTTTGAAATGCATAAACGAAAGCATGGCTGAGTTATTTATGTGAACGTGAAGATAAAGGCTTTATTTGTCTTATGTTGCTGACGATGTGTTCCCACCTCCTTAGGTAACGAGAGCCTTGTTTGGTAAGTCAGTGCACGCAATCCATCGCTTAtcattttctcacacacactggcatTTGCTTTAACTAACGCCGGGTGACAATGTCTGTTTACACTGCATGAATACATCtgaatattatacatttaataatattgGTTCTCTAATAACTTaacatgaaatatataatatgtctGCACATGCTGATGGATTTAGAAACTTTAGAAAGTTGAAGTATGATTGCTTTTCCGCAACTAGTTTTGACTGTATagtgcaaaaaacaacaacaataaacagatATACTTTGAATGGAGTATGAAAAAAATGGCATTAGTTCTGGTTTCTTCATCAATACAGTTggggacggggggacgggggggggggggggggacggggacggggggggggggggggacgcatTAGTAAGCTGTGGTAATTTCAAGATGTGGATAAGCAACGGCCCATCCCTTTGAGcatgtgatgacgtcaccatTACTCCTCTCAGCTCACCTGCATGTCTcgctccagctgcagcaggtgGAACCGGTGCCAAGTGACAAAACCGGGCCCCTCGTGGGAGAAGTCCACTCCCCCAAAACTGGCCTGCCCCGCACCGAGGAACGTCTTGCTGACCGAGAAGTAGTGGGTCCACACGAAGTAATTGTAGACAGTGATGTT carries:
- the LOC117748117 gene encoding leucine rich adaptor protein 1-like, translating into MDEDNTVLPGLKDIETKLGLKVPDSLVRSLAEGTRPDKHEKSAAPLGVNRKLCAGNANFKRLESKMLFLKQEMAHLRAIDVKLMQQLMSINEGIESIRWMIEDKGGVASQEGSLTGSLYSLSDSLDGTSLRGSFNSLNDGNSDGLDSLSVGSYLDTLAEDLPEDPSPTDLDCFVDKTVIDGDTFSKSPLKVRVESDEYYCFG
- the LOC117747797 gene encoding 5,6-dihydroxyindole-2-carboxylic acid oxidase-like, translating into MWQRCWLVLVGAVVVSAQFPRECVTPEGLRSGQCCPSPSGLNDDPCGSSAGRGQCVSITVDARPHGPQYPHDGRDDRERWPVRFFNRTCQCNGNFSGYNCGRCRHGWTGPGCDQRISVVRRNVMQLSAAEKRAFVSALDQAKRTVHPDLVVATRRYPEIFGPDGNTAQFENITVYNYFVWTHYFSVSKTFLGAGQASFGGVDFSHEGPGFVTWHRFHLLQLERDMQDMLQDPSFALPYWNFAIGGSTCDICTDDLMGARSTFDMNSLSTNSLFSQWRVICESVEDYDTLGTICNNTETSPIRRNPAGNVNRPMVQRLPEPKDVSDCLQVNAFDTPPYYSTSSESFRNTIEGYSAPQGNYDPAVRSLHNLAHLFLNGTGGQTHLSPNDPIFVLLHTYTDAIFDEWLRRHSPDSSLYPEENAPIGHNRGYNMVPFWPPVTNAEMFVTAPENLGYTYEAEWPAQAFTMTEIITMAIVAALVLVAVAFAATTCAVRAKSHKMEGHQPLLGDHYQRYDDDKSQSVV